The Vicia villosa cultivar HV-30 ecotype Madison, WI linkage group LG1, Vvil1.0, whole genome shotgun sequence genome includes a region encoding these proteins:
- the LOC131651622 gene encoding homeobox-leucine zipper protein HDG7-like, producing MSSGTVVRIQGQPLEVTVVSCTKLKDTEWISRQDPYVCLEYASTKFRTRTSTGGGKHPVFQEKFVVPLIEGLRELTVVVWNSNTVTFDNFIGTGKVQLNQVLSQGFDDSSWPLQTKSGRASKSEVISSGINGTRNGALQLMQAKLQVFSLLVLVKEVNFLRFCKQHAKGYRQWLMC from the exons ATGTCTTCTGGAACGGTAGTGAGGATTCAGGGCCAACCTTTGGAGGTCACGGTGGTTTCTTGCACGAAATTGAAGGATACTGAATGGATTTCAAGACAAGATCCCTACGTTTGCCTTGAATACGCTTCCACCAAATTCCGAACAAGAACATCCACAG GCGGTGGAAAACATCCGGTGTTTCAAGAGAAGTTCGTGGTGCCGTTAATTGAAGGTCTTCGTGAACTCACTGTTGTTGTTTGGAACAGCAATACTGTCACATTCGATAATTTTATCGGCACCGGAAA GGTTCAATTGAACCAAGTTCTGTCTCAAGgttttgatgattcttcttggcCACTTCAAACTAAATCTGGCAG AGCTTCCAAAAGTGAAGTGATATCTAGTGGAATAAATGGAACTAGAAATGGTGCTCTTCAACTG ATGCAAGCTAAACTTCAAGTATTTTCTCTGTTGGTTCTAGTTAAAGAAGTGAATTTTCTACGTTTTTGCAAGCAACATGCAAAGGGGTATCGGCAGTGGCTGATGTGCTGA
- the LOC131614464 gene encoding uncharacterized protein LOC131614464 codes for MEYECSPLNWEFYNHDEALLEDLKHSLLYTTLELEATIASAKEEITKKEYELIHANDLLTRVIKERDEAIAKCHNLMLEKQDFQLQNENEHSAPNASSSDCEENSSTTLPTQFQAVLELAEKKPLPKKGKFLKAVVEAGPLLQTLLLAGPLPQWQHPPPQLNSIEIPPVSISSPKDLSLSKKREFVFSSGSDCSVSKCRKIVQDMPTVPTIVSNLFLPNPPFS; via the exons ATGGAATATGAATGTAGCCCTCTTAATTGGGAATTCTATAACCATGATGAG GCATTATTAGAGGACTTGAAGCATTCACTTCTATACACAACTTTAGAGCTAGAAGCAACCATTGCATCAGCCAAAGAAGAGATTACAAAAAAAGAATATGAACTAATTCATGCCAACGATCTTCTAACCAGAGTCATCAAAGAAAGAGATGAAGCCATAGCAAAATGCCATAACCTAATGCTAGAAAAACAAGACTTTCAACTTCAAAATGAAAATGAACATTCAGCACCAAATGCTTCTTCTTCGGACTGCGAAGAAAACAGTTCAACAACACTACCGACACAGTTTCAAGCAGTGTTGGAATTAGCAGAAAAGAAACCGTTGCCGAAGAAAGGGAAGTTTTTGAAGGCAGTGGTTGAAGCTGGACCATTGTTGCAGACACTTCTTCTGGCTGGACCGTTGCCACAGTGGCAACATCCACCACCGCAGCTGAATTCAATTGAGATTCCTCCGGTTTCGATTTCGTCTCCGAAGGATCTTTCCTTGAGCAAGAAAAGGGAGTTTGTGTTCTCTTCAGGTTCTGATTGTTCTGTTTCAAAATGTAGAAAAATTGTTCAGGACATGCCAACAGTACCTACCATTGTCTCAAATCTTTTCCTGCCAAATCCACCATTTTCATAG